TCCGTACTAAACCTCTGGAATGAACAGTCTCCTACAGGAGTGcgtctcctctctgtctcctcaggaGAGAGTCCTGAACATGCTTTTCTGTGGTCAGAGACGGCGAGCGCTGCCTGGCTTCTGATAGGCATCTCTAGTGCACACAGAGGTTACGGCACGCATCCATGGATGAGGGTGTCGTCCACTTTACTGTCACCTTGGCTGTTTTCCTAGTTGCAAACGCCATCTTTTTATGTGACAGCCCTTTGCCCTTTGTAAACTTCCAGTGTGGAGGTGTGGATAAGGGCTCAAGTACTCTCAGTTTAATAATGATCAGAATCTGGTTACCCTGCATTAGTACCATGTGCTGGTCCAGCTCTGCACCCTGGGACTAGTCATTAGGCCTCTGACTCTAGGGCAGGCCGTTAATGAAGCCACTGGGCTCTCTCTCAGACTTTGCTCCTTTTGGATATACTTAGCATCATGCCTGTCCAACATAGACTAGCTTCCCTACTAGAGTCAAGGAGCTGATTATCTGTCTTCTAAGAGGTCTTATCCTAggctcttccccctctccctagTGTTCATTACTTCCAAACTTTCCAATGTACtcaatgtgagtgtgtgtgtgtgtgtgtgtgtgtgtgtgtgtgtgtgtgagagagagagagagagagagagagagagagagagagagagagagagagagNNNNNNNNNNNNNNNNNNNNNNNNNNNNNNNNNNNNNNNNNNNNNNNNNNNNNNNNNNNNNNNNNNNNNNNNNNNNNNNNNNNNNNNNNNNNNNNNNNNNNNNNNNNNNNNNNNNNNNNNNNNNNNNNNNNNNNNNNNNNNNNNNNNNNNNNNNNNNNNNNNNNNNNNNNNNNNNNNNNNNNNNNNNNNNNNNNNNNNNNNNNNNNNNNNNNNNNNNNNNNNNNNNNNNNNNNNNNNNNNNNNNNNNNNNNNNNNNNNNNNNNNNNNNNNNNNNNNNNNNNNNNNNNNNNNNNNNNNNNNNNNNNNNNNNNNNNNNNNNNNNNNNNNNNNNNNNNNNNNNNNNNNNNNNNNNNNNNNNNNaaaaaagggctggtgagatggcttagtgggtaagagcacccgactgctcttccgaaggtccagagttcaaatcccagcaaccacatggtggctcgtaaccatccctaacaagatctgacaccctcttctggagtgtctgaagacagctacaatgtacttacatataataaataaataaatcttaaaaaaaaaaaagagcctagTGATGGGAATAGTTGAACTTCTGGTCATCCTGTTTCATAAACAGTATTTTATAAACTACCACAGATCACATAAAAAAGGCAGAACTGTTCCAAGGTCTAGAGTGCAGTCTTGGAGTTGGTCACTTCACTACTTGGTCCTGCCACAACTGAAAGCTTGGCTAAGCACTTGACCTCTTCGGATTGCCCTCATTAGTAAGATGTGTTAGCTTTAGCCTCAATTGTTATGGGGGAAGAATGAGGTATTAGAGGTACTTGGCAGACACTGAAAGCTTTTTACCAATAACAGTGCCTGTCCTTGTTATTGACTCATGGAGATCCTGATGTCAAACGTTTTTACCTGTGGTTACACAGCCCAGCCTGCAGCTCAGGTCTCCTGACTGCTGCTGCTCAGAATGAGGGCTTTTGCATACTTACTTCTCCTTTAggcccaccctctacctccttcCTGGAAAGTGGCCGTGGATTACATAGCCAAATGATCGCTGGGAGGGTCTGTGGAGAAGGAAGCCGGGTTGCAAGCACTGGTTTCTGTGGTATCAGGCCACACCTGTTGTGCAGAGGACTGGTCTGAACAGGTCTTTTTACATGTTTATGATGTTAGGTATTAAACCTGTGgctcacacatgctaggtaacTGCTCTACCATAGAGCCACAACCTCAGTCCTGGACATTTCTCTTGAAGGTATTTGAAACACACACTGGACCAGTATGTGGAGAGTGACTACACACTCCTGTACCTGCACCATGGCCTGACCAGTGACAACAAGCCCTCCCTCAGCTGGCTACGGGATGCCTACCGAGAGTTTGACCGCAAGTGGGTTGGGACATAGGGATAGGCTCCTGAGCCTAGGGTGGCTAACTCTGGGCTTTGGGTGGTTCTCTTAGTAAGGAACTTATTCCATATCAATGGAGGCAGGACCCCAACagccctgccccttcctccacCATTCACAAGCTTCCCACTTGGCCTGCAGGTACAAGAAGAACATCAAGGCTCTGTACATCGTGCACCCAACCATGTTCATCAAAACTCTGCTTATCCTCTTTAAGCCTCTCATCAGGTGAGCGGGCCACAGGTGGGCCACAGAGTCTTTCATACACCCCTCACACAGCAAGCAGATGGCCAGGGTAGCCAGCTTGGGGTGAACCTGTCTGCAGGGAGGGCCAAGGCCTATCGTGAGGCCCAGCCTGACCCAGATCCTTCATTTTACTTCCAGTTTCAAGTTTGGACGGAAGATCTTCTATGTGAATTACCTGAGTGAGCTGAGCGAGCACGTGAAGCTGGAGCAGTTGGGGATCCCTCGCCAAGTGCTCAAGTGAGACAGCTGGGTGGGCCCGTAAGCGGGGGTGCTTGTGGGTCCACTGGTCAGCTGTGTGCTTGTGTtgtttgagaggcagaggaacctgggtgggagTCAGGAGTCTGGGGAAACTGGAGAAAGGCAGTGTCGAGATCCAGAGACAGATCGGGCCCCATTTCAGTCCCAAGCTGTTGGCTGAATCTCTTTAGAGTGTTTTCCGATGTGTTACATCAAGTGGGACTATTTGAGGACATAGGAAATAATCCATGTAAAATCACACAGTGAAGACTTGAAAAAGTTGGCTACAAGACTACAGAGCCGGAGGGCCTGACCCTTGTTCCATCTGCTCCCCTAGGTATGATGACTTCCTCAAATCCACACAGAAGAGCCCTGCGACAGCTCCCAAGCCCATGCCACCACGGCCCCCCCTGCCCAATCAGCAGTTTGGGGTCTCCTTACAGCAGTGAGTATGCTAAAGCCAGGCAGgtcaggctggggaggggggctggacCAGCATGCAGAACCCTAGCTCACCCCTTTGCTCCCTCAGCCTCCAGGAGAAAAGCCCAGGCCAGGAGCCCATTCCCATTGTGCTCAGGGAGACCGTCGCCTACTTGCAGGCTCACGGTGAGTGCCATGCAGCCCAAGGCCTACTGAAGCCACCCCGTCACCCAACTGCCCTGAAAAAACTCTGGGCAGGGCATAGAGAAATGCACTCCCAATGACCCTTCTTGGAACTCCAAGACTGATAGGGTAGGGAAGAGCTCCATCCCCCAGAGTGCTGAGACTCACCAGGCCCCCTTGGTTTCCAGCTCTCACCACCGAGGGCATCTTCCGGAGGTCTGCCAATACCCAGGTTGTACGGGAAGTGCAGCAGAAATACAATATGGGTGAGTGGGCTGTGTGTGCACATTGATGGGATCTCAGTGTGTTTGAGAAGATGAGGCATGCTGGGAGTGCGAGGGCTGTTAGCATGTCCCAGATTTTCTCCTGGCCAGAAgtttctgtgtcctctggtgTGGCCACATAGGTCCTACTTCTGCCTGGATGATCCAGGTTTGCTGCCTCAGGTTCAGGGGCTGCAGCCTTGGGTTCAAGCTCATGTAGAGGAGGAATTGTCCTGTGTGACAGTGACCTCCTGCTCTGGGTGGTCTGAGTCATCCCTCGttacagaagagaagaggggtgCATGGGGTGTCCTGGGGAAAGGCAGCTTGGGCAGAGGACAAGGACAGAGTGAGGCATGGGGCCTGTCGGCCTCGGCTTGCCTAATGCTCTCTCAATCTTTCTCTCCCCCATGAAGGACTGCTGGTGGACTTTGACCAGTACAACGAGCTGCACCTGCCCGCTGTCATCCTCAAGACGTTCCTTCGGGAGCTTCCTGAACCCTTGCTAACCTTTGACCTGTACCCCCACGTTGTGGGCTTCCTCAGTgagttctctctttcctcctcagctGTGCAAATCCTTTGGAACTGAGCTTTCTCTCGCCCTGCCCCGCAGCCTTGTGGGCCTGAGCAGCTCCCAGGAATTTCAGTTGGggttctccccctttccccccccccccgcaaggcTCATCATATCAAGGTTTCCAAAGCTAGTCCTAGTCCCTTGTAACCTAGACACCTCCATTCTTCACAGATATTGATGAAAGCCAGCGAGTGGAGGTGACGCAGCAGGTTCTCCAAACTCTGCCAGAGGAGAACTACCGGGTGCTTCATTTCCTGACTGCCTTCCTGGTGCAGGTGAGCCGGCCCCTGGCCTCCTTTGCCCCCTGGTGAGGTGACAGGGAGGATGCTCTCACTGCTTAGATGCTCTGGAAGGAGCTGCTGGGAGTAGGAGGCAGGGCCAGAGATTCTAGCTGTAGCCCTTTCCTTCCACAGATATCTGCCCACTGTGACCAGAACAAGATGACCAACACTAACCTGGCTGTAGTCTTCGGCCCTAACCTGCTCTGGGCTAAGGATGCTGCCATCACCCTCAAGGCCATCAATCCCATCAACACCTTCACTAAGTTCCTCCTGGATCATCAAGGGGAATTGTTCCCCAGCACAGATGCCCAGGAGGTCTGAGCTCACCACCCTAGCCCCTTCTCTGGCAGCCCGAGTTGGACTTATCCTCCTGGCATTCACTTTACTGGAGTCCGGGGCTCCTGCCCAGGAAGGGGCCCTGAAGCCCCAGGAGATGGAAGTTGGAGCCCACTAACTGGGCAGCCCCTCCTATCCCTCTGCCCAGCCCACCTTACCGGCCCTGGAGGCCTTTGTTACCgtaagacattttctttgccTTATACCTCTCACTGCCTCTCTGGTTGCTGGGCTTGGTTCTTCTAGGATTCAGCCACAGtaaaccttttcctttttcctgccTGTTTCCCTGGCGAGTGTAGAAGACTACATGCCGGCCGTGCTGGTAGCTGGGGCTGGTCCTCTCTTTCCTGATTACTAGGAAGTGAGCATTGGCCTGGGTGCAAGTTCCCTGTGCCTGCCCTCCCTGCTAATAGGGATGATAAGACCAGAGTTGGCCTGtcacttctgcctcctgggaCTGTTCTTCCCCAAGTGGTACTGCCCCCAGAGTGTACTATTCCCTCATTTCTGCCATACTTGGCACTTTGAATATCAAGACTCAGAATCTGAGCGTCTATTGAAATGGTCCTGTCCACTCCCAGGGAGAGCCGAAGTGTCTGGTAGGATCAGTCACAGCAGTCCTGGCCCTCCATgccttccattcattctcatgtgCACAGATCCTCAGCCAAAGGCTATGGTAGGTCTTTCAGGTGTGGGGTCCCTTTGATCCCTGCTCTAGCCAGAGATACCAATGTCTCTCACCTTCTGCCTGGGGACTCTCGGAGAGTCAGGAACTCAGAAGCCCTGAAGACTGACAGAGCTTTACTAACAGATCAGCCCTGCTGGATAGGTTCTAGCAGCTTTCTTAGGGGGTGTGGTGGCCACAGGCCCCTTGACTTTCAGAAAGAAGTGATGATTGGTAGCGTTCATTCTATTCCTAATGAAGCCTTGTGACCCTCTTCCTGAAGTCCACTCCCTAATGACAGGGAGGTGCCTGCAGTGGCCTTGCCCTACAGGTGTGACTAGGCATGACAGCTCCAGAGATGGTACTGGCTACCGTGGGATCTGTACTGATGGTCTTGCAGCTGAGGCTGGGCCTGGCCTCCCTGGCTCTTTCCTGCACCACTGTTGTAGCAGGTCTCTGGTGCCACAAGTGCTGCTGACAGTCCCCGGCCTGGGTCACTCTGCTTTTGCCCACTTTTTTGTATAAGTGTTGTTACACTCCATTTACTGAGGAGCCTTTGGACCTCTTGTTTTCCTCCTGCCCAACCCTGTCAGtctgtggcaggggtgggggtggggcgctcTTACTGTGAATCCAGTGTTCACATTTACCACGATTTCCTTGGCACCAATCATGTATTTTACCGTTTGCACTTTttgtatttcaataaaaatgtaaatgagaaataCCCATTTGGCTGTTTAGGAAGacgttgggggctggagagatggctcagaggttaagagcactaaccactcttccagaggtcctgagttcaattcccagcaaccatatggtggctcacaaccatctataatggaatctgatgcccacttctggtgtgtctgaagacagctacagtgtaatcatataaataataaataaaacttaaaaaaaaaaaggaagtaagacCCTGAAATTCATAACCAGACAGGAAGTGTGGTGTAGTTGAGAAAGAGAACTTTAGGAAGTCCCTCCTTAGTCCATCTGCTGTCTGCTAAATTTTCTCGGGGAAATATGAACAAACCTGTACTCCAGATAAGGTACCAATGaatatccaaataaaataaaataaatccaagccTTCTTGGGGATGGTGACCTCGAGAAGCTGTACCCCAGGGGACTGTGGGGACTGCATAGATGGGGTCCCTCCTTAGCCTTCATCACCTGTATACTTCCAAAATCACATGCAACTGGGGCAGAGTTAGATAGAGCATCTAGTTAGGCCCTGGCTATCCATCCTAAAACTATGCACTTCAGGCTGGCTCATCAGGCTCATCAGAGATTTGCCcacctgaatgctggaattaaaggcatatgccattgACTCTCTTACAGGCTCTTACCGGTAAGATTCAGGATTGGTTCCCAATTAAGACTATGTCTatttatcaaaaaataataataaataaaggttCCTctaggctgggtggtggtggcttgTACCCAGGGGGCACAATGGATCTCTATGAGcctgaaggcagcctggtctacagagtgagttccaagacagccagggctacacagagaaaccctgtcttaaaaaaaaaaaaaaaagttctgatgACCAGAAATAATATCTTAATGTCTGTGGTAAAAGGCCAGCCTCGTGTGGCAGCTGGCTGGGGTTCAATTTTCATCTTCTCCATTGCCACCTGAGACACAGGGTGTGAAAAGTCTTTCCTTCCCTATTttgtgtagtttttcttttttcttttcttttgtgcgATGCAAGGGTGGgactttggagacagggtttctctgtgtgtagccctggctgctcttgaacttggatctgcctgcttctgtgacaccatGCCCTTGCTTGGTTTAAAAGGCTTACTTCAGACTGGCAGAACACCTGCTTAAGTACAAGAATGTAGATCTCATCCCCCACACTGGAAAAAGGTTTGTTTTGAGCCTGGAATTTAGAGGTTTGCCTGACTcttacatcccaagtgctgggatcaaaggtgtgcatcatcacaTCCAAGATAGATCTTATGTGGGttgttttttgaaacatggtctcactctgcagccaggTTGGTCTCCGTTCTGATTCTTTTGAATGTAGTGATTGCAAGCGTGAACCATCACTTCTTTTATGTTTTGCAACTGGGAGGAAGTACAAATTTCAGTTGTCAAGGGTAGGTTCCAGATACCTGCCTATTGCTATCAGGAGGTTATGGTGGCCCAGGGTGGGCTTGCCTTTCCTGATTTGGGCAGAGGCAGCCTAGCCAGAGCCACTGGTTCCAGCAGTGTTAAGATAGTGGTTGTAAACACTAGCTCGGAGCTTCAAGGAAGCAGTTCCTTTGCACAGCTGTGGCCTTGATTCAGGTGCCTTGAGACACAAGGCTCTGGTGGTTTAATTTCTTGTAGCAATGCTCAGCTGTAGGCTTGGTGACACTGGAACTGTTTGGGGTAGTGACCCAGAAAAACAGCAGTGCCAGGGAGAGCTGTTTATTTGTGTTGGGATCTTGGCAGGGCCTCTGCAGTTACTCAGGTGCTAGTAAACAAAACCTTGGCAACAAGGCCTCTCAGGCCAAGGTGGTTTTAAGAAGCAGACACATTGTTGGCCATGGAGCAGCTGGAGACTCCAGCCAAAGGAGGCTCAGCAAGCATGTTACTACCATTGCTGACCCAGATTGGACAGCTGTGTTGTTTGGCTGTGTGCTCAAGTGTTATGGTCTGAATCAGATGCAATTTACAAGGGCACCCAGGCTTTTACTGGCAAAGTGGGCTGACTCCATTCTACTCAGCTCTATTCTCAGGCTGATTTACAATTCCCTGATGGTCCCACTGTTGTCCTTGGGCTGGACTTGACTAGGGTGCAGGGGAACGAGCCTACACAAATATCTAGTTGACTTTTGCATCCAGAACTATGTATACATTGGCTCTGCAGTGTGCACTAGGTGTGTACCCATAGctggggtgcatgtgtgtacatcaGACCTAATTATTGCTGGGCTCTACTGCTCTTTGGCACTCCAGAGTCCACTGCCCTTGCTGGACTGTCAGCAGAACAAACCTACACAGGTCACGCCTCCCTGTACTTCCCTCATTTGCTCAGCCTCAACCCTGTCCCTGACATCAGCCACCATGGTGTGTTGCATTCTCTGCAGCTTGTCCTCCCCTCTAGGGATTCTGTGTCCTGCAGTTAGGGTAGTGAGTATACTATGTAGGGGATAGGAAGCTGCTAACAGCAGCCCACCCTCGAAGGAGATTTTACAGGAGTTCTTCATTGAATATTCAACCACATAGTCCTGTCTTGGGGAAATACAAGGGTCTAGAGAGTCAAGGCTGTTAGCTACTTGATTAAGTCCCAAGACTGAAACAGCCTTGAGACTCGGGACTCTGAAATTCAGGCTCCACCCTTCGCTCCCTATGAAAGctgttggtggctcagtgatgCAGAGGTGGGACGGGTGAACTAGTTGTCAAGACATTTGGAATAGGAAGCTATTAAGTACAGAAAACTTTTTATTGGAAATTTCTTGATTATTATATTTCCAGGTGTAGCTCTCATTTCCCAACAAAGCACTGAAGGGGCCTTACCTGGTCCCAGCCTGAGCTTGGCTGCAGTTGGTCTAGAGCCCATCCCTTCCATTGTGTAGGGCTGAAGAGCATAGGCCACCTTGAAGGGTGCTCTGCTCAGCTTCCCTGGCCTCTTCCCTAATAATCTGGGACATAAAGGTTGCTGTCTGCAAAGGCCACTGGCTGAGCCCTGCAAAGAACCTGTGCCCTCACCCCCCTTCAGTTCTGgctcggggtgtgtgtgtgtgtgtgtgtgtaaatctggTTTAAGTAGGCCATGAGTGTGCCCCTGACCCAAAGGCTGCAAAGGCATTTGGCCACCACCGCTGGGCACATTTCTCTGTGGCAGCAAAAGCATGCACAGGGGAAAGGCTCCAGTGTTACATGCAGATTACTAACAAGCAGTTGCAAGCCACCTGCTCCAATGCGTAACAGCTGCTGCCAGTGAGGATCCAAGGACAGAGCAACAGGGCAGGCTGGCAGAGGCACTTGACTTACTCAAGCAACAATACCTGAAGGTTTATGTCAACCATAAGCTCAGCTTTGGTTTCTCAAAAGGGAACCAATCCAGCTTGTAAAGGCAGGGCCATGTACAGACTCTGAGAttagaggagggaggaagagctcCTTAGTCCTGCTCCAGGCTCAGGGACTTGAGCAGCAGGATACACAGTGCTCCTGGGGCACCATGTGCAACACAACTCTGAGGAATCACCACACTGAACACCCCCGAGATTTCCTGGGGTTCCCAGCGTGCTGGGAAAGCCTAACGCCTGCACACGTCTATACACGCAGCCTGAGGGGGCCGCCTGCCCTTTTCCAGATCATTCCTGATCTCTCCTTAGATGTGACAGGAGTATCctcacagcagcagcacaggTGCTGAGCAATCTTCACGGGAGGCCGACATCCCAGAAGaaaccctcctccttccccaaacATACTTCTATAAAATATCTGATTTCTCTGAAAGTAATAAATATTTACCATGGTCTACATCCACGCAGCAGCGATTGAGGGAAAACGAGGAGGAAAAACCTTTCTGTGACTCTCAATAATGAATTCTACAAACAGGCTGTCGTAGCCTTTGGGATGTGGTGGCTAGCTTTGGAATACTTGTCATTTTAGGCAGATTGGCCTGTTATATTGTCAAAAGCACAGGCCTAGGAAGGCAAGGGATGGAAGGTGggagatgaaaaggagaaagaaggtgggagaaagggagtgaatgaaacagaaggaaggggcggggagagagaagggtgggAGAGCGGGGTAGTCCAAGAAGTGACACAGGGCCCTCCTTTGCCCAGCTTGGTCTCCtaggttttcttcctctttctgccttGTCCAGCGTCCCAGCCACCAGCTGGAATATCAGGTGGTTGATGGTAAGGACAAGTAGGTGGGGCCAGCCTCAGGGTAGACCCAGGCAGGAGGCTGGTAGCAGAAAGAACAGATGACACCCTTTGTGAAACAGCTGAGGACAGTCCTTGCTGAGGCTCTGTTACACCCAGCTTCCAGCTTGACAGCCCAAGTCCTCCCCAAGTGAGGCACTGGGCCTCACTGCTGCCATGAGTCTCCAGGAAGTTCAAGAGCAGGGACTTGTAGGTCCCATAGAGGAAGCGCCCTGTCTTTCACCAGAACCAGCATGAATGCTAGGGAACAGCTGAAGAAGAGAGGGTTCTCTGCTGGGTCCACAGAAGGGGTGCTGCAGACACTCGGGACACTTTTACTGCAGGGTTTCGACAAAGGCATCGAATTCTCGGACATTCTTCTCATGCACAGCCAGCTTCTCTGGTAAGGAGTCCTGTAGCAAGCAAGAAGAGGGGCTTACTCCAGCAGGCCTTGAAGAGGCAGCCAGTCATCAGTGGAAAAATCAGGAACTGGGCAGTGCCAGGCAAACTAACAGGTAGGGATACTGGGCTGAGAGAAGGGACAAATGCAGGGTGGGGAACAGAGGGCAGGGCTTATGGTGTGTCACAGGGCTGCTGAATCCCAGTGAACCACAACTCATAGGATAGGTAAACAAAGCCAAAATCATGACAGTgggaaaataaagatgaaatatcctttgtataacacacacacacacacacacacacacacacacacacacacacgtgcgggcgcacacacacacacacacacacacacacagatgcatgtacaGGAGATACTAGAATCAAActgcattttttgttgtttttcagacagcattttctgggtagccctggctgtcttggaatgcACTTtttaaaccaagctggccttaaactcaagagatctgcctgtttccacctcccaagtttATTGGTGTGTGTCCCTCCCCCACAAATCCCTGTATCTTTAGACCTCAGTGAGCCCAGGAAATTTTAAAGGgggacctcccccacccccgtacTTTTTGGGTGTCAAAAGGCCCTAGGAAAATAGGGACAGCCACTGAACTTGGCTGATACAGGTCTGTGGAAGGTCTGGACACTTGCATCGTTAGACTGGCTAGACTTATGGGGTGGCTGAAGTCTTTTTGTGATTGTCCAAGAAAAAGACAATCACAAGCTGCCAGCCTGTCCCAAAGACCTGGGCCTCCCTAGAGGCTGCCTGCCTCTTGATCAGggctaagcaacagaaactataCCAGCAGGGTAACCTTCCACAGTGGGGTTAAACATGAGGAACCGGAGAAAAGTTGGTGGCTTTAGACACTAAAGTGGCTTGGACACCTGAGGGAAGTGTGGGAACCACTGCCCAGGTGAAAGGCAAGCCTCAGCTAGCACTGACTAGTCTCACAAGTGGAGTCCTTGGACCTTGTTCCTTCTAAGTACAAGCCAATTATCACACAGCTAAGCTCAGGAgaccccccctacacacacacacacacttgaggaTCAAACCTTTCTGACTGTTACTATAGGCAAGTGACTCAATCAAAAATGTTCCCTTCTGTATGAACACTTATTTTATAAGACTCATGGTGAAGCACTGAGCTTTAGCTATGTTTTGCTGGATGGGATAGGAATGAGGTCTGCAATtcagtggtaaagtacttgtCTTACATAGGCAAGGCTCAGGGTTTGTTCccagttagacagacagacacggacagacagacaagaagtgTGTAAGAGTGTTAGTTTGTGTGCTTAGACATACCCATTTAAGTTAAGGAGAGGTGTGGGGGCACACTttgaatcccagcagaggcaggcagatttctgagttcatggccagcctggtctacagaatgaactTCAGGATAGGCAGGCCTATGAaattctatgacaaaaacaaacactgaacTAATACTTAGTGTTCTCTCCTCACCATTATTGTTGGGCATGACTTTCTGCTAAATCAAACCAAGAACATTTCCTGGGGCCTCAGATTTCTGCAGGGCACACAGTCCTACTCCACAGTGAGACCTGATCATCTCATAGCATAAGTGCCCGAGTCTGCAGTTTGTTCAAGGCACTCTTCAGATGCAGGAAATAGGAAATGCTTTCTGCAGAGATGCTGTGATCA
The DNA window shown above is from Mus pahari chromosome 3, PAHARI_EIJ_v1.1, whole genome shotgun sequence and carries:
- the Arhgap1 gene encoding rho GTPase-activating protein 1 isoform X1, whose amino-acid sequence is MAEVVGEVGALERAVPIPTSEPDVCRALTGVAEEALPERAMDPLSELQDDLTLDDTSQALNQLKLASIDEKNWPSDEMPDFPKSDDSKSSSPEPVTHLKWDDPYYDIARHQIVEVAGDDKYGRKIIVFSACRMPPSHQLDHSKLLGYLKHTLDQYVESDYTLLYLHHGLTSDNKPSLSWLRDAYREFDRKYKKNIKALYIVHPTMFIKTLLILFKPLISFKFGRKIFYVNYLSELSEHVKLEQLGIPRQVLKYDDFLKSTQKSPATAPKPMPPRPPLPNQQFGVSLQHLQEKSPGQEPIPIVLRETVAYLQAHALTTEGIFRRSANTQVVREVQQKYNMGLLVDFDQYNELHLPAVILKTFLRELPEPLLTFDLYPHVVGFLNIDESQRVEVTQQVLQTLPEENYRVLHFLTAFLVQISAHCDQNKMTNTNLAVVFGPNLLWAKDAAITLKAINPINTFTKFLLDHQGELFPSTDAQEV
- the Arhgap1 gene encoding rho GTPase-activating protein 1 isoform X2, producing MDPLSELQDDLTLDDTSQALNQLKLASIDEKNWPSDEMPDFPKSDDSKSSSPEPVTHLKWDDPYYDIARHQIVEVAGDDKYGRKIIVFSACRMPPSHQLDHSKLLGYLKHTLDQYVESDYTLLYLHHGLTSDNKPSLSWLRDAYREFDRKYKKNIKALYIVHPTMFIKTLLILFKPLISFKFGRKIFYVNYLSELSEHVKLEQLGIPRQVLKYDDFLKSTQKSPATAPKPMPPRPPLPNQQFGVSLQHLQEKSPGQEPIPIVLRETVAYLQAHALTTEGIFRRSANTQVVREVQQKYNMGLLVDFDQYNELHLPAVILKTFLRELPEPLLTFDLYPHVVGFLNIDESQRVEVTQQVLQTLPEENYRVLHFLTAFLVQISAHCDQNKMTNTNLAVVFGPNLLWAKDAAITLKAINPINTFTKFLLDHQGELFPSTDAQEV